In the Pedobacter cryoconitis genome, ATATTTAAGGTTATAATAATAATTCTTACCTACCCCGCCTGTAACTATACTTTTTATACCTATCCAACTGCTTTTGCGTAAATCACCCAACTCAAAAATGTTATACAAATTTTGAGATATGGTGTATTGAGGTATCGAAGTTGAAGAGGGTGCAACAATACTACCGCTATTCGTTATGTACCCATTTTGATTCCAAAGCTGTAAAATAGTCTCCTTACTACCAGCTTTAAACACAGATTCTGGTGCTTCTAATGGCGTGTAAAGCTTAGAATCAATTACTTCATCAGCTTCTTTTTCAGCCAATATCCAATTCTTTTGATAAAGATATATCCGGGCAAGCAAAGCAGATGCAGTCAATTTATTGGCACGAACCTTACCGATGCTTATATAAGACGAGGAGAGCTCAACTTTAGCTTCATTCAGATCTTTGATCATCGCGTCATAAACAATAGCTTCAGCCTCTCTTTTAGCCTTCGCTGTGACTAAAATATCAGTCTGCACCAACAAGGGAACATCACCATACAAATTCACCAGATAGAAATAAGCAAATGCTCTTAAAAACCGGGCTTCACCAGTCAACTGCCTAACTAATGATTTTGATAAAGAGCTATTGGCCTGCAACTGCGATAAAACATCATTGCACTGATAAATTGCACTATAAAGAAAAGACCAGGTATTTTGATTTGTTGGATTAGCAGATGTCAACCTGCTGTTATAATACTCCGAATTATTTATCTCACTTCCAGTATAACTAATATCGTCAGTATACAGACCTATATAAGTACTATAATTAGGCTCAAACTTATTTTCAAAGCTTGCATAGGTATTTAACAATACAGCAGATGCCGAAACAGAATCCGCAAATACTTTATCAGTTGTTAATTGATTTTTTGGTGATTCGACCATGATCATTTTCTTGCAGCCGTAAACCAACATTACAGGTAAAAACAGCAGAATAGTCATATTTATATTTCTCATAATAAATAAATTAAAATGTTAATTGTAAACCAATTACAAAGGATTTTACAGGTGGAACATTACTCTGGGCACTATTAGCAGCACCAGATTCAGGATCAAGGACAGCTGCGTTCTTATCCCAATAAGTCAACAAGTTTTGTCCTTGAACATATACTTTTAACTGTTGCATATTGATACGGTCTAAAAGCCTTTTAGGAAAACTGTAAGAAAGTCCTACATTTTTAAGCCTCAAATAAGAAGTGTCAAAATAATTAACCTGACTATACTGGAATTTGGAA is a window encoding:
- a CDS encoding RagB/SusD family nutrient uptake outer membrane protein — translated: MRNINMTILLFLPVMLVYGCKKMIMVESPKNQLTTDKVFADSVSASAVLLNTYASFENKFEPNYSTYIGLYTDDISYTGSEINNSEYYNSRLTSANPTNQNTWSFLYSAIYQCNDVLSQLQANSSLSKSLVRQLTGEARFLRAFAYFYLVNLYGDVPLLVQTDILVTAKAKREAEAIVYDAMIKDLNEAKVELSSSYISIGKVRANKLTASALLARIYLYQKNWILAEKEADEVIDSKLYTPLEAPESVFKAGSKETILQLWNQNGYITNSGSIVAPSSTSIPQYTISQNLYNIFELGDLRKSSWIGIKSIVTGGVGKNYYYNLKYKNKTASISNPEYLVVMRVAEQFLIRAEARAMLGNTKGAVDDLNVIRQRSGLSLLPTSLSIQECLEAVVKERRVELFTENGHRFFDLKRSGQLNAVMGSYKSTWQSGTSSLLPIPKNEITYNHNLIQNAGY